TGTCAGTTTTAGCAGCATCAGCTCgatcatttttctttatcacattattcaatttaatgAGCTGGGAATTGAGGTTTCGTAACTCCTCAAGATTGGCTAGTTTGTTTTGGTCAGAGACATTTAGTTTCAAATCGCTTTGCAAATCAAtgtcaataaaatttttcaaaatatattgcaCATCGTCACTTTCCCATTTGGTGAAGATATTTTCAGTGGAAAGAGGTGTGAGTATCGCTGGATGGTTTATATCACTACCAAGTTTCACGCGACAAAGTATTCCACACATGGCTTGTGGTGAATTACTTTTAAAGACAGAAAATCATTGTTGATAAGTAAATACTTCTGCGACTGCGAGTGGTCTGCATGATTTATCGATGCGGTCGAACATTAGACTAGGCCACAATAGCTGCTAAAAGATCCTAAACATTTGCTTAGTTTTAGTTCCGAAAGATAGATAATGGGTTTATCATATCATTCCATTTACAAATCCATATTAAAAGTTATAAATCGCTACTGTTTTACTTCTGGGGGAGCTATGATGTTTTGCTCCTTCTAATTTAAACTAAATATTGTCATAAAACTGGGGATTTAATCCAGATTGCTTTCAATGAGTTAACTAACATTTGTATTATAAGCTCCATAAATCTTAAAGCTTGAAATGAATACCcagaaaatattcaaagaGCATTACACCTCTTCATCTATAAGTTGTCTGTTCAATTCTAACACAACTTCTTGAAAGACTTACCTGGTCCAAAATTCAAGTCAGGATAATCAGCAGTATATATTGGCTCTATAGATTTGATGTTTAACCCATATTTCCGTCTATTTAATTGTTAGTCCAAAGATGATTCTGATCCTAAGATGATTCTGATCCTGATTCCAAAGCTGAAGCAAACTGTTAAAGTATAGAGGTTCTATGGAATTTAAGTCTTTACCTTCTTCTGTAGATTCAATACTAGGTCAACAATCGAACACATAAATGACCCATCAACATTATAAAGATAGAGCTCCAAATGACATTTACCAGCTTCTAATTGATGGATGACACTTTCGAAAACTGCTTTCCCAAATATGAGTTCTTGTTAAATGGACATAGAAGTAGTTAGTAATTACATTATCACGTTTAGCGTACACAACAAAAGAATCGTAGTTATCGTCCAAAATATAGTCAAAATATTTGTCAAATCTATCCTTCAAATGAACGTCGCAGACTGTAGTTACTGTATGTACAttagttttcaatatatgtAACATTTCAACACATTGGATTATAACTACCTAAGAAATACCGAGAACAAACAATATCTTCTATTTGATAGAGACATCTatgataattcaaaacatAACTCCTGAATTTCTACAGTTGATTTGCCTCTTGAGACATATCTCCCAATGCCTTCAATACTAGCTTTTCCTTACTGATAGGAACAAATAGATGATCATGGAAGAATCCACTGACAGGGTTTACTCCAATACccaaattttttaatgtGTCAAGAATGCGAGCCAAG
The nucleotide sequence above comes from Debaryomyces hansenii CBS767 chromosome A complete sequence. Encoded proteins:
- a CDS encoding DEHA2D02750p (no similarity): MLHILKTNVHTVTTVCDVHLKDRFDKYFDYILDDNYDSFVVYAKRDNVITNYFYVHLTRTHIWESSFRKCHPSIRSW